The Pseudobdellovibrionaceae bacterium genomic interval CACAACCACTATATCGGCCTGCTGTACAAGGTGTTTTAAGTCAGAGGTTTGCGAGTGACACAAACTAACCGTTGCCCCTTGTTGTTGTAATAAAATCGAAGTGGGCAAGCCTACAATTAAACTCCTACCTACAATAACAACATGGGCTCCCTTAATGGAAAAATTATATGCCTTTAAAAGGTTGCAAATACCCTGCGCAGTACAAGGGGCTATGGTATGAGCCTTTTGCAAAAGTAAACCCATATTTTTTGCACTTACCCCGTCTACATCTTTTTTAGAAGAAATGGCATTAATTAAACCTAAAGCATTTAAATGTTTAGGAATGGGTAATTGCAACAAAATGCCCGTAACTGTATTATCTTTATTAAGCTTTTCAATTAGCTGTAACACTTGTTTTTGTGTACTATCTTCGCCTAAATATAAAATATCACAAGTAAAGCCCAATTTTTCACAAGCTTCTTTTTTTTTGCTGACATAAATTTGACTAGCAAAGTCCTTCCCTATAAGAATGCCTGCTAATTTTGGTTTTTTTACCAAAGAACTCACTTGTGTTTTTAAATGTAAGAACCGTTGTTGAGCCAGCTCTTTTCCGTTAAGTAAAACCATATTTGCCTTGACCTATAAAACTAGAATTGTTAAATATTTTGTATGAATAATAGCGTACATCTTTCCGAAGATCAAACCTGCATAGAATTTGAAAAAGACAGTTCTTCTCCTGCAACTTTAGCTAAATTTAAAAAAGCAGCCGAAGTGCATAGTTTTTTTGCTTTTATTCAAAAGTACCAGCTAAGCGATATCGCTATCAAAATTTTACAAAAAATACTAAAAACAAAAAAGTAAATAATCCGCTTCTTTTCGGACAGTTTTTTGTAAAAAAGTGCTTTTTGCCTAAATAAAATATTTTATTTATTGCACTCTCCTTAAAAAAAAGGAGTAAATAATGTCTGTTTTTAAATATTGGTTTCTTACCTATTCACGCAAACGCAAAGGTTTGCATACAAAGTTAAAGTTTAATTCTCAACTTAACTCTCTTCATCTTAAAAAAAAATTACTATCTAATTCTTTGATTATAACCAGCCCTAAGGGGCAAGGGCTTATCGAATACCTTATTATTGTGGGCATTATGGCCGTGGCCAGCCTTGGTGCTATTCGCTTACTTAACAAAACAGTAAATAGTAATTTTACTAACATTATTTACTCCCTACAGGGAAAAAGAAAAAAAGCAAAAATGGAAGCCCCTAAAGAAGGTTTGTACAAAAAAAAAGATTTTAATACTTTTATGAACGGAGCCGCCTCTACAGAAAAATAATATTATGAATATGCTTTTTTATTTTTTATTAAAAAAAACTTTACTTCAATCTAAAGGGCAAGCTTTAGTAGAATTTACTATTAGCAATCTTTTGTTTATAAGCCTTGTAAGCCTAGGTTCTTTACTTATTTACATTAGCTTTTTAAAGTACTTTAATCACACTGCTATTTACAATGCTACACTTTGCGTAGCCAAACAGCAGCCCATTTTACTATGTAAGCATAATTTAAAAAAAAATATTCAATCCACCCTGCTATTTGGAAAATTAAACCAACTAAGCCTTAAAAAAAAATACAAAACTATCACCGGGTCTGCAAGGTGGACGGTAGCCCAATGGCAATTTCAAAAAAAGATTGCACTTAATACTGTTTCTTTAACCAAACACCTTCCAACAATAAAAGAGTAATTATGGGTATTGTATTATTTTTATCTTTTTTTCCAGTACTATTAAGCTTATGCCTAGGCTTTAATGTAAGCAGTCAAATTATTTACTACAAGCAAAAAGCGCAATACATTTGCCAAAGGTATCATTTGGCTCATCAAAAACAGTTGCAAAAAAAAATAGCTCGGCTTTTACAACTTAATTTAAAAGCTAAAAAAATGCGTATTCAACTTAAGCATGCAAAGCAGTCTTTAAAAATAGCTAAACTAAGCATGATTCCTCCAATTATTGCCACAGCGCAAAGTTTTTTAGCTTTTGTTTTAGCAAAACAATTGGTTTTATTTACTAAACAAAAAAATATTTTATATTCGGCTATAAAACTATCTAATAAGGCAAAAAAACAATTAAAAAAACGCTTAAACCAAGCTTTTGATAAAAATAACATAAAAGATTATTCTTATAAACAAGTGGGCTTAGCCGTTTACCCTAAGCCCCTTCTGTCTTTTAGTCCTAGCTACTACCTTATGCCTGCCTTTAGTTATGCTCAAGGCAGTTACACTTTTTTTTATTTAAATATAAAAAATTTATTGCCTCCTTTGTTGCAAAGCCTTTTGCCCAATAGCCAATTATTTAAAATAAAATGCTCTGCAACTTTAATGAAAAAAAAGAAAATAGAATTAACCCTATGGCAATACTAAAGTAAAATACCAATGAAAAAGTACAATTTTACACCTTATAAAAAGCAAAGGGGGCAAATATTAATCGAAACATTAATAAGCCTTATTAGCTTAATCACTTTAATACTTTTAAGTGTTAAAGGAATAAAAAATGCTTATCAATTAAAGAAAAAATACCAGCATAGTATTTATGAAAAAAAATAATAACTTAATTATTTAAAAGAGGTTAAAAATTATGTGTAAAGTAAAAAAAATAATAAGCGTATTATTACAATACAAAAATCATGGTGCTAAGTATTTAGAGCAGCTAGCACAAATGAGCTTAAAAAAACAATTATCTTTAGCCTTTCTTTTTTCTTTATGCTCTTTATTGTTTTTTCAAAAAGGTCAAAACCAAAAATTGTTATCCCAACCAAAAAATACCAAAAAATCGTGGAATATGAGCACTTTTATCCCCGAAGGCTTTGTGCTTATTCCCATTACATTGCTTAATACAGAAAGCCTTAATGGCTTAATTGGAAAATGGGGGTGGGTTAGTTTGTACTCTAGCTTAATGGGAGAAAACAAAAAGCCCATTGTGTCATCTATACGAATAATCAGAAGCCCTAAAAACCCCAACCAATTTGCTGTATTAGCTCCAGAAAATAAATCTTCATTAATTTTAGCCCATACAGCTCCCTTAATTGCTGTAATACAAAGCGAAAAAGCAAGAAGCAAGACCACTCGCTTTAATACTAAACCTATTATTAAAAAAAATAAAATTTTTATTGAAGATTAATACTTAATAATAAATAATAACTAACCAAAGGTGATTTTAATGTATAGTAAAATTTTTAATAAAAAATATAAATCCAAACCACCATACTTTATGGTCATTTTGCAAGTGCTTTTAGTTATACATATTAACTTTTTAACTATCCCCTACTCTTTGGCTGCAAAAAAAAACATAGGTGAAAATACTAAACCTTTAATTTTAGCTAATTCTGCCTTAGAAGAAAATTACCAAAGCTTTTTGCATTTTTCTCAATCTTACCACTCGTTTATTAACGAATACTTAAAAAATCAACAGCTAAATACCAAGGTGCTAAAAAATCAATTTAAAACGGCACAAGATTTTTATTTTCAAGGAAAAATGGAATTAGCTAAAAAACAATTTACTACTATTGTAAAACAAAAGTGGAATAACGACTGGACAGCGCAGCAAAAAAATTGGATTTACTTTTCTTTTTTAAGATTATCTCAAATTACTAATAATTTATATAAAAAACAAACTTTACTAAAAGAAGCTATTGCTTTTGCTCCCGAAAAAAAGCCTAACCCTAAAGTTTTTGATCCTCCTTTTTTAAAAAAATATAAAAAATTATATGCAAATACAAATTGGTTTTATATTACCGATTATTTAAAACTACAGAAATATGAAAAAATTATAATTAATGGCAAAGTATTTACTATTAATCCCAATATCAAAATACCCATAACCGCCTCGCAACCCTTTCGAGTAAGTCTTTTATCAAACAAAAGTGCAATATACTCCACAGTAATGAATTATGTTTCTTTTTCTTCTAAAGACTTTATACCAATCCCTTTGGTTACTGGAACTTGTGAAAATTTTAAAAATTATAGTAAGCCTTTGTATTCCATTTTTTTTACAAACACTTGTATTAAAAACAGTCAAAAATTAGCGGCTAACTTTGCAACTAACTCGGTAACCAAAACCAAAGCCGAAGCCAAAACTAAAACCGAAGCCAAAGCCGAAACCGAAGCCAAAACTAAAACACCTCTTTCTTTATTTTTAAAACAAAGTTTAGCTCCTTTAAAAAAGAAAAAAGAAGAATTTAAGACTACAAAAAAACAAATGTGGTTTTTAATGGCTGTAGCCGCTATTGCCTCTGTATTTATAGCTTCTCAATTTATTCAAAAACCCAGAACCCATAAAGAAGGTTTTGATGATTAATTTTTTACAATAATCTTGCCATTAAAACATACTTCTAAAATTTTTTTATTTTCCTCATCTATTTTTGTGTAAGACTCACCCACCCACTTTTTATCAGGATGCGTGTGATAGTATAACCACGGTTTACTAACATTTAAAATACCCCAAGTTTGAGCCTCTGTTAAAGCCTTGTTATTTAAAAATATATTAGGAGGTTCTACAGGGCTATCACTTCCAAAATAAAATAACTGTTTTTGATCTTCTAAATCTTTCCACAAAAACAACTCCTTTAAAGTTTCTTTAGATAACTGATTTTTTAACCAAGCTTTATCACTTAAAAAATGGCAAGGCTGCAGGTGGCAAATAATATTTTTATGCCGAGCCAATATTTTTAAGCTGTTTTTACTTAACAACTGCACATGTTCTAAATTTAACTTTTTAATAGGTAGCCCTTTTTGGGTAAATTCTTTAATAACGGCTTCGGCAATGTCTAGTACTTCTTGGGAGGCTTTATTGCCAATAACATGTACCGAAAAATCTAAGTTAGACATCCATGATTGTTTTAACATTTCTTTTAAGTCAGTAGGTTCTATTAAGGCTTTTGGTGATGCTAATTCTTTTTTATGATTTAAATACGCAGATTGTAGTAATGCCGTATTAGCCCCTAAAGAACCATCATAATACACCTTAACTCCGCAAACTTTAATATTTAATAAGCGTTCTTTGCGAGCTAATATAGCTAGCTGTAAAGCTTTAGAAAAATGCTGAGGGTTTTCGGCTCCCATATTTTGTTCAATTCTTAAACTTAGCAAAGAGTCTTGGTTTAATAAACTATTCCAATAATGAGGGTCGCAAGACATATCTCTTACATGGGTAAAACCTGCGGTGTTAAAAATATTTTGCGCAGCAATTATAGCTTCGCTCATTTGTTTTTCACTATAAGGTGGTAACTGATCTTGTACACTAGCCTTTAAGTTATCCTGCAATAGCCCTCCTAAAGAGGGGCAAGAAAATTTTTTTAAAGCAAGGCTATTTAACCAAGCACTATGCCCGTCTGAGCTAACAAAAAATACGGGGTACTCAGTAAAGTATTGGTCTAAAATACTAGCGTACGAGCAATTCTCTTCTCCCCATAAAGTGTTTTTATTATCTTTCCATAAAGTTTTGTTCCATAAATGATCTTGCCAACCAAAACCAAATAAAACTTCACCTCGAAAATGCGAATCTTTAATATTTAATTGTAATAATTCTTTAGAAGACTTTAGATGAAAAAGGTTTAAAGTTTTACACTGTAAACCAGTTCCTAATAAATGAATATGACTGTCGTAAACCCCTTTAATAACCAAGGGGGATTGTTTTTTTTTCAAAGCTACAGATTAAAATTTAACGATTTCTTCGATGAGAGTTTCTTCCTTTTCTTCCTTTGTTGCTATTGTTGTCAAAGTCACCACGGTTGCCTTTGTTTCTTACTTCTTGGTCACAAGCTCGAAAATTACTAGCATAAGTTCCACACTCACTAGAGTTACGGCCACCGTTACCGCCAATGCCAATGGTTAATCCACCACCATATCCACCGCCATAGCCACCGCCAACGCTAATGCCGCCACCGATACCGCCGCCAGAAACATAATTACTATTACCTGTATTGTAAGGTGCTGTGGCAATTTGTTGCATCTGTAACTGCAATTGATAAATTTGTTGTTGCACTCCAGAGATCTGTTGGCCTCTGTCTTGTTTTTGTCTGTTAATGCTTTGTTGTTGTTGAATCCATGAATTAACATTTTGCTGATACTGTTGAGCTAATTGTAATTGATATTGTTGAGCTAAGTTAGCACCGCCTGTATTAAAACCAGCGCCGCCGCCGAAACCTGGGCGTCCACCGCCGAAACCGCCGCCGCCGAAACCGTTACCAAGTCTGCCGCCAAATCCTGGGCCACCGCCGAAGCCGTTACCAAGTCCGCCACCAAATCCTGGGCCGCCGCCAAATCCATTACCAAGTCCGCCGCCAAATCCTGGGCCGCCGCCGAAGCCACCGCCTGGAAAACCGCCAAATCCTGGTCCACCAAATCCATTGCCAAGTCCGCCACCAAATCCTGGTCCACCGCCAAAGCCGTTACCAAATCCGCCGCCAAATCCTGGTCCACCGCCAAAGCCGTTACCAAGTCCGCCGCCAAATCCTGGGCCGCCGCCGAAACCGTTACCAAGTCCGCCGCCAAATCCTGGGCCACCGCCGAAGCCGCCGCCTGGAAAACCGCCAAACCCTGGGCCGCCGCCAAATCCTGGGCCACCAAATCCTGGTCCACCGCCAAATCCATTACCAAATCCATTACCAAATCCTGGGCCACCGCCGAAGCCGCCGCCTGGAAAACCGCCAAATCCTGGGCCGCCACCAAATCCGCCGCCTGGGCCGCCAAATCTGCCGCCACCAAATCCTGGGCCGCCGCCAAATCCGCCGCCGCCAAATCCTGGACCGCCGCCGAAACCGCCGCCACCAAATCCTGGTCCACCGCCAAATCCGCCGCCGCCGAAGCCTGGGCCACCAAGCCCCGCTCCTCCTAACATCATTTGACCATAAGGATTCACACCCATTTGAAATGGAGAACCTCCCGAAGGACCAAACACTTGAGCAGGGTAACCAAAAGGCCCCCCAACTACAGGCTGTCCATAAACATTAGAACCAGGCCCACCATTAGAGAAAAAATTTCCACCAGGTTGAATTTGAAATCCACCAATAGATTGCGCACAACCATAAGAACCCGAGTAACGAGAACTTCCTGCTAAGGTTCCATAAGCTCCCGGAGTATAATAGTTGCGATAATAATATCCAGAGTTTCTAGCACCATAACCGCCAGAAGAAGAACGACTACCAGCATTAGAAAAGGCAGAGTTTACCATGCCATAGCCCATCAAGGCTCCTTGTATTCCTAATAAACTAGATTGCCGAGATAAAAGCCCCGCATCAGTTTCGTAGCCTAAAGCTTCATTACTGTCTGTGGCATATTGAGCCGATTTGTCTCCCAGTGCACTAAATAACTTGGCACCGCCCCATGCTCCTAAAAGTCCAGCTCCTATTTGTAACCAAGGAGAGGTTTGTTTTTTTTGTACTTGAGCCTGCCCCCTTGGACTATAGTAAATAACCCTGGGTGTTACACCTCCAGAGGCAGCCGCTACGGAACAATCTTCGCAATGTGCCTCTACAGCACCGGTTAATTCTTCAATATTGTCTGCATTTTTCACACTTCTGTGAAAGGCTTCTAAGTCAGTAACTTCATCAGATAAGTGATCCAGTTGCGCTAATAATTTAGAACATTCTTTTACTGCTGCTGCTTTTTTACCTACACTTTTTGCGTTAGCAATTTTGTTGCCCCATAAAGCGGTGTTAGAACATAAATAAGCCACTCCTTTTTTAGGAGCGGTACAAGCATTACTCGTCGTAGCCGATGAAGTTTTTGCATCAACACGGTTTTGCGAATAACACATATCATCTTGATCATAGCTGTCTTCATCGCACAACCATGAACCCGATACCCACCCACTGTCTTCAGAACTATTATCGCCAGATTTTAGTTCGTCATTAAAGCCCTCTTCTGATGCCGATGCATAACAAGATTCTGCAGTTTGAGCATCACATATAGCTTGGCTAGGTGGTTTTTCTGAAATACTTTTTGTGCGTTGAAAAAGTTGTTGCTTCCGTTTCTTAGCTTGTTTGCGTGACTGCTTTTGTACCTCTAGTTTTGCTTGGATAGCAGTTTCATCTAAAGTAAAAGTTTTAAGCTGGCCTTTTAATGCACTAACTATTTTTTTAAGAACTTTTACCTTCGTTGCTTTAATTTTATTTAAAAATTTTGTTTTCGTTGAAGACTGATCTTTTTCTATCGGCTCGTTTCTCGCCTTTTTTAAGTTAGCCCGTGCCGTTTTTATTTTTGCTTCTAAATCGGTAATTGATTTTACAGTTTTAGCAGGGTTTTCTGCGCTTTGCTTAGCTTGAGCTAAATCTTTTTTTGTTTGTGCAATATTTTTTTCTACAGATTTAAGTTTAGCATTAATATTTTCTAGCTCTTTTTTTACACCGACATTACATAAAGCGGGGTTAAAGTGTCCTGGATCTATTTTTTCTTGTATAATTTCGCGTAAAGCTTCTGCATCTAAATAACCCTTTAAGCGTTTTTTTACCTTGCTTAAAACTTTTGCTTTCGCTTTATATTGCTTAGACAGATTTTTTTTAATAACCGATCGACTGTCTTTAATAATTCTTTTTTCTGTACAAGCTTTTCTTGCTGGCTGCATACCCGTTCCATAAGTAGAAGATCCACTATAATAAGAAGTGGCATAAGCAGGCACGCCCAAAAGGCTCATGCTAAATATTAATATACTTATATTGATAAATTTCATAAAACAGAATACTTGCTTCATAATGTTTCCCTTGTTTGAACTATAATAAGCTAGCCTACTATAGCCATTAACGACTGTTCCATTAGCCATTTTATTATGGCTTTTAAATAGAATACAAAAAAATATCCTATAAAAATAGCCTTTCTTATTAAACCTATCGGTAAGGCCTAATAATACATAAACAAAACTAGACTTTTGCTTATGTATTAGACAATTTTTTACAATTTTTCCATTTTTTTGAGCAAAATAATTACAAATAGAGCCGATAAATTAATTAGTGAAGAAACAAAACTACTCCCCCTATAGTCCTCTTAATAAGAGTTATAAAATTCTTTATATAGACCCTAGCGCTTCGTCTAGAGTAAAAATGAAAAAACTTTTATCAAATGATTTTGAGGTGTGCACCACTTCGTCTGACAAAGAAGCCTTAAGTCTAATTAAAAACACAAGCTTTTCATTAATTATCAGTCAAATGGATTTAAAAACCACCACAGGTATCGAAGTATTTAAACAAATAAAAACCACACACCTTTCTGACAGCATTCGTATTTTAATAACACAACCTAACGCAGAAAAAACCACTTTAATTGAGGCCATTAACCATGGGTATATTTATCATTATTTAAAGCCAGACTACTCTACCGCAGAATTACAAAATTTAATTTACAAAGCCTTAAAACAATTTGAAGCAAAAATAACTATTGAACAAAAAGATTTAGAACTAAGCCAAGCCTATACTAACTTACAAGACTTAGACAAAGCAAAAACACAATTTATGATGCTTATTAATCATGAGTTAAAAACACCTCTTACTAATATTATTAATTTTATATCCTTATTAAAAGTATCTAAGCTAAATACAGAACAAGAAAAATATGTAAACTATATAGAAGCTGGCACAAGTATATTAAAAAAATTAATTACAGAAAGTTTAAATTTTATAGCTGCAGAAACAGGTCAACTACCATTAAATAAAAATAAAACTAATATTCCTGCTTTGCTAAAAAATCCTTTAGAAAAATTACAAGAAAAGCTAAAAAAGAAAAATCAAAGTTTAGATTTAAAAATTTGTGACCAAGCAATTCATGTGGATATAAAAATCATACAACAAATTTTAGATCACCTTTTACACAATGCCATAAAATTTGGCCCCGAAAATAGTGAAATTTTGCTGCATGTAAGTTCTGTAAAAGATAAAAATTTAGGCTCTGTGCAATTTTCTATTGCTAATGCAGGGGGGAAGATTCCCGATAATGTTATAGAAAATATATTAAAGCCCTTTGTTTTAAATGAGTATAGTATGAACCACAGCCAAGGCTTTGGCTTGGGGTTAAGCCTTTGTCAGGCTTTGTTAAAGGTTCATGGGTCTAAACTACAATTTACTAACTCTAATACCTCTACC includes:
- a CDS encoding bifunctional 5,10-methylenetetrahydrofolate dehydrogenase/5,10-methenyltetrahydrofolate cyclohydrolase, encoding MVLLNGKELAQQRFLHLKTQVSSLVKKPKLAGILIGKDFASQIYVSKKKEACEKLGFTCDILYLGEDSTQKQVLQLIEKLNKDNTVTGILLQLPIPKHLNALGLINAISSKKDVDGVSAKNMGLLLQKAHTIAPCTAQGICNLLKAYNFSIKGAHVVIVGRSLIVGLPTSILLQQQGATVSLCHSQTSDLKHLVQQADIVVVSVGKKHLLDKTAFKKNAVVIDVGISREGDKLYGDVCPQGLENVLKAYSPVPGGVGPMTIQTLMENLVKLQQLADH
- a CDS encoding amidohydrolase family protein yields the protein MKKKQSPLVIKGVYDSHIHLLGTGLQCKTLNLFHLKSSKELLQLNIKDSHFRGEVLFGFGWQDHLWNKTLWKDNKNTLWGEENCSYASILDQYFTEYPVFFVSSDGHSAWLNSLALKKFSCPSLGGLLQDNLKASVQDQLPPYSEKQMSEAIIAAQNIFNTAGFTHVRDMSCDPHYWNSLLNQDSLLSLRIEQNMGAENPQHFSKALQLAILARKERLLNIKVCGVKVYYDGSLGANTALLQSAYLNHKKELASPKALIEPTDLKEMLKQSWMSNLDFSVHVIGNKASQEVLDIAEAVIKEFTQKGLPIKKLNLEHVQLLSKNSLKILARHKNIICHLQPCHFLSDKAWLKNQLSKETLKELFLWKDLEDQKQLFYFGSDSPVEPPNIFLNNKALTEAQTWGILNVSKPWLYYHTHPDKKWVGESYTKIDEENKKILEVCFNGKIIVKN
- a CDS encoding hybrid sensor histidine kinase/response regulator yields the protein MKKLLSNDFEVCTTSSDKEALSLIKNTSFSLIISQMDLKTTTGIEVFKQIKTTHLSDSIRILITQPNAEKTTLIEAINHGYIYHYLKPDYSTAELQNLIYKALKQFEAKITIEQKDLELSQAYTNLQDLDKAKTQFMMLINHELKTPLTNIINFISLLKVSKLNTEQEKYVNYIEAGTSILKKLITESLNFIAAETGQLPLNKNKTNIPALLKNPLEKLQEKLKKKNQSLDLKICDQAIHVDIKIIQQILDHLLHNAIKFGPENSEILLHVSSVKDKNLGSVQFSIANAGGKIPDNVIENILKPFVLNEYSMNHSQGFGLGLSLCQALLKVHGSKLQFTNSNTSTTVSFYL